In Vibrio crassostreae, one DNA window encodes the following:
- a CDS encoding helix-turn-helix domain-containing protein → MMDDRLERMQAMAKRFNANGSIDQLTMRKIDALAMSAKREDMTAAKIQKLRKREHISQAVLATVLNMSSESVQKWEQGKTKPQGAALRLLNIIDEKGITAVI, encoded by the coding sequence ATGATGGATGATCGTTTAGAAAGAATGCAAGCAATGGCGAAGCGCTTTAATGCCAATGGCTCAATTGATCAGTTAACCATGCGTAAAATTGATGCCTTGGCTATGAGTGCTAAGCGTGAAGATATGACCGCAGCCAAAATTCAGAAGTTGAGAAAGCGTGAGCATATAAGCCAAGCTGTTTTAGCAACTGTGCTGAATATGAGTAGCGAAAGCGTTCAAAAGTGGGAGCAAGGTAAAACTAAACCTCAAGGGGCTGCATTGCGTCTTTTGAATATCATTGATGAGAAAGGTATAACGGCAGTTATATAG
- a CDS encoding tyrosine-type recombinase/integrase, with protein sequence MIKAKSKARILTTSQINKVLKRCFLMQNAELKRVVIALSFSTLRVSELAQITVADVIMPTGKIKDEIHLRASLCKRRKPRSIWLGRMAKHMIQEWIDYRKARNWATTFNNSYQGLNPSSKLVLNNRGRSYSMKRKTRINQSGDRVDYSVCDVLELMIRNIYQRTGFKGCSSHSGRRSAATIMNSQGVALGIIQRTLGHSEPSMSLEYIDVLPEQLTEAAEMAF encoded by the coding sequence ATGATTAAAGCAAAATCAAAAGCTCGTATCCTCACGACATCCCAAATTAATAAAGTCCTCAAGCGGTGTTTTCTCATGCAAAACGCAGAGCTAAAACGTGTGGTTATCGCGCTGTCTTTTTCTACTCTAAGGGTAAGTGAACTCGCCCAAATCACTGTTGCAGATGTGATCATGCCTACAGGCAAGATTAAAGACGAAATCCATCTTAGAGCTTCGCTGTGTAAAAGGAGAAAACCCCGTTCAATCTGGCTTGGTCGGATGGCAAAACACATGATCCAAGAGTGGATTGATTATCGCAAAGCGCGTAATTGGGCGACTACATTTAATAATAGTTATCAGGGACTAAACCCAAGTAGCAAGCTAGTGCTCAACAATAGAGGTCGAAGCTATTCAATGAAGCGTAAGACTAGGATTAATCAGAGTGGGGATAGGGTTGATTACTCTGTTTGTGATGTGCTTGAACTGATGATTCGAAATATCTACCAACGGACAGGATTCAAAGGTTGTAGCAGTCACTCAGGGCGGCGCAGTGCTGCAACTATCATGAATAGCCAAGGGGTGGCTTTGGGCATCATACAGCGCACTCTAGGACATTCAGAACCGTCAATGTCGCTAGAATACATTGATGTGTTACCAGAACAGCTAACAGAAGCAGCAGAGATGGCGTTTTGA
- a CDS encoding type II toxin-antitoxin system RelE/ParE family toxin yields the protein MRIYVTDEFEKLMIKARLDNEIIVKVANELNNGLHDGELQSGKLYKKRVPSPGQGKRESNRSVIAIQKGNRVFFIDGWRKKDVPKKGKEIPDKLLETYKLLGESFRSLTDEQIEQNILDGLLREVRNDG from the coding sequence GTGAGAATTTATGTCACTGACGAATTTGAAAAATTGATGATTAAAGCCAGATTAGATAATGAAATTATCGTTAAGGTGGCGAATGAGCTTAACAATGGTTTGCATGATGGTGAGCTACAAAGTGGAAAGCTATATAAAAAGCGTGTTCCGTCACCAGGTCAAGGTAAACGAGAGTCAAACCGAAGTGTTATAGCTATTCAAAAAGGTAATCGGGTGTTCTTCATAGATGGTTGGCGAAAGAAAGACGTCCCAAAAAAAGGTAAAGAAATACCAGATAAGTTATTGGAAACCTACAAGTTACTCGGTGAAAGCTTCCGTAGCTTAACGGATGAACAGATTGAACAAAACATCTTAGATGGTCTGCTAAGAGAGGTTAGAAATGATGGATGA
- a CDS encoding ISNCY family transposase: MFYMDSKSQFTVDIICKIIDGKISINSATTLLNKSRRTVERYLSRYRKEGIRFIIHGNRGRSPVNKIPDSLKKEVQSLIQTKYYDFNLQHLSEVLKKNEGIAIKRETLRSWAHDIHHVKRAKRRRSRVRKYRERMELPGLMLQMDGSPHRWFGDEKSCLIAMIDDATSDIHAQFFPSETTEGCMKVMRAYIEKRGIFKTLYVDRAGIFGGPKRSNFSQMQRACEELGIEIIFANSPQGKGRIERSFDTFQDRLVPELRLHNITDMEGANRYLQDEFIPNYWDKKVRVRPKSSRTAFKRLPVDLDLNSICVQKEYRTIRRDHTFGFGNKRYVIDSPIRYSIENQKVEIRCQFDGTFSAYFGHRRLDITELVEPRKCSEYGKEVQRKIEALELVEQLGSISKAARILGCSRQSLYTYQKIMAEEGPMGLKRINKPLNRSKNRIPEHAEDKIIELTLQKPHLTLMQLTMELKQYDITVSIGTIKNIWKEENLSTKELRIKKSQSLNIDV, translated from the coding sequence ATGTTCTATATGGATTCTAAATCCCAGTTTACTGTCGATATTATCTGCAAAATTATCGATGGCAAAATCAGCATCAATAGTGCCACAACCTTGCTCAACAAGTCTCGGCGAACGGTTGAGCGCTATCTAAGCCGATACCGAAAAGAAGGCATTCGATTCATCATTCATGGTAATCGAGGCCGTTCTCCAGTCAATAAGATCCCTGATTCGCTCAAAAAAGAAGTCCAAAGTCTCATACAAACTAAGTACTACGATTTCAATTTGCAGCATCTCTCTGAAGTCCTCAAAAAGAATGAAGGGATCGCTATTAAGCGCGAAACGTTACGCTCTTGGGCACACGATATTCATCATGTTAAACGTGCTAAGCGACGTAGAAGTCGAGTTAGGAAGTATCGAGAGCGTATGGAGCTGCCTGGACTAATGCTTCAAATGGATGGGAGTCCTCATCGCTGGTTTGGTGATGAAAAATCTTGTTTGATTGCTATGATTGACGACGCCACCAGTGATATCCATGCTCAGTTTTTCCCCTCTGAGACCACCGAAGGCTGTATGAAGGTGATGAGAGCTTATATTGAGAAACGAGGGATATTTAAGACGCTTTACGTCGATAGAGCGGGTATCTTCGGCGGTCCCAAGCGAAGTAACTTCTCTCAGATGCAACGAGCGTGTGAAGAGCTCGGTATTGAAATTATCTTTGCTAACTCACCACAAGGAAAGGGACGCATTGAACGCTCATTCGATACGTTCCAAGATAGGCTGGTACCAGAACTACGACTGCACAACATTACCGATATGGAGGGGGCGAATCGCTATTTACAAGACGAGTTTATCCCAAATTATTGGGATAAAAAGGTTCGCGTTCGGCCCAAAAGTTCACGGACGGCCTTTAAGCGTTTGCCCGTTGATTTGGATCTGAACAGCATCTGCGTGCAGAAAGAATATCGAACCATACGACGTGATCATACGTTTGGCTTTGGTAACAAAAGGTACGTTATCGACTCGCCCATCCGCTACTCCATTGAAAACCAAAAAGTAGAGATTAGATGTCAGTTCGATGGCACATTCTCCGCCTATTTTGGCCACCGTCGGCTCGATATTACCGAGCTGGTTGAGCCTCGTAAATGCAGCGAATATGGCAAAGAGGTTCAGCGGAAAATAGAAGCCTTAGAGCTCGTTGAACAGCTAGGCAGTATATCTAAAGCAGCCCGCATCCTTGGCTGCTCTCGCCAATCCCTTTACACCTATCAGAAAATCATGGCTGAGGAAGGGCCTATGGGACTGAAGCGGATCAATAAGCCCCTAAACCGCAGTAAAAATCGTATCCCAGAGCACGCAGAAGACAAGATTATCGAGCTGACGTTGCAGAAACCTCACCTTACATTAATGCAACTGACAATGGAGTTAAAACAATACGATATCACCGTGAGTATCGGGACGATTAAAAACATCTGGAAGGAAGAGAACCTCAGCACCAAAGAGCTTAGGATAAAGAAATCCCAATCACTGAATATCGACGTGTGA
- a CDS encoding DUF2971 domain-containing protein → MSIPEVLYKYRAFNQFTVMSLINRSVWFSKPTTFNDPFDCQIKFCEAKPSKDAYLKMIEQARLKRENKIGRNVTLSIANSAFVGEELSADYMEKISDFREKIETIMSESSVLSLSENNTNTTMWSHYADCHQGICVAYDMSKLFGTADTTMITHKVDYVDADKISVNQYAKYAECCCGNDNEEFNSIVREMLTTKSKDWEYEHEWRVICGQLGNLNAGANAVHAVYFGLKASIDVKMTIRNIFESNPIRYYQMVRSSEGLAIEAVEMPIGSRYWQECPE, encoded by the coding sequence ATGTCTATCCCTGAAGTTTTGTATAAATATAGAGCCTTCAATCAGTTTACTGTCATGTCTCTGATAAATCGCTCAGTTTGGTTTTCTAAGCCAACAACATTCAATGATCCTTTTGATTGTCAGATTAAGTTTTGTGAAGCCAAACCGTCCAAGGATGCTTACTTGAAAATGATCGAGCAGGCTCGATTAAAGCGAGAAAACAAAATAGGGAGAAACGTAACCTTGAGTATCGCTAACTCTGCTTTTGTGGGTGAAGAACTCTCTGCTGATTACATGGAAAAAATTTCTGACTTTAGAGAAAAAATAGAAACAATTATGTCGGAATCTAGTGTGCTTTCTTTATCTGAAAATAATACGAATACCACGATGTGGAGTCATTATGCTGATTGCCATCAAGGAATATGTGTTGCGTATGATATGAGTAAGTTATTCGGTACAGCTGATACAACTATGATTACTCACAAAGTTGACTATGTTGATGCTGATAAAATTTCTGTAAATCAATATGCTAAGTATGCAGAGTGTTGCTGTGGAAATGACAATGAAGAGTTTAACTCGATAGTAAGAGAGATGCTCACTACCAAGTCGAAAGACTGGGAGTATGAGCATGAGTGGCGTGTGATTTGTGGACAACTTGGAAACCTTAATGCAGGAGCTAATGCAGTCCATGCTGTCTATTTTGGTCTCAAAGCTAGTATTGATGTAAAGATGACCATTCGCAATATATTTGAAAGTAATCCAATTCGGTATTATCAAATGGTTCGTTCCAGCGAAGGTCTAGCAATCGAAGCTGTTGAAATGCCTATAGGCTCTCGCTATTGGCAGGAGTGTCCTGAATAA
- the ltrA gene encoding group II intron reverse transcriptase/maturase has translation MHQAAINVLSRPGSRTDGVDGKTRDYFKQTYERQLSLIIEQLKSGNYRPLPVKRVYIPKPNGTKRPLGIPALRDRIVQEGIRMALDPIYETGFHPYSFGFRKSRCTMDAIAVLMPLANSISKHFYVIEGDLKSYFDTVNHRILLKLLKKRIADRKLISLLHRFLRAGVMEKQLFAQTREGVPQGGIISPLLANLYLNEFDQWAAKKWQLSQSERQNTRKAGRGNYTMVRYADDFVVVSNDGIAGVRQAKAEIKEFLEEELKLTLSEEKTLITHVNKGYDFLGFYIKRNYSEGRWVVHLRPSMKSVKRVKAKLKSLTTRNQTLYDEVTKMKQINQVVRGWCEYYKHTSLLSDLEAISRYAWHRYHKWLLAKYKGSRKVQLIKDKTCTIMKRQRWVANTFGIQVHQWLPSAKELNRSRYWNRGRNGFEHPYLVASSNEIQPPLGLKGPELSIYLTARMSREDNREYPKDWHYRRLKVLKRDSFACVICKEQNDIQVHHRRGVKSWAVKDLVTLCRKHHMMEHKKLRVDDCQMESRMRGNSHVRFGERSE, from the coding sequence ATACATCAGGCTGCTATTAATGTGTTATCTAGGCCAGGAAGTAGGACAGATGGCGTAGATGGTAAAACTCGCGACTACTTTAAACAAACCTATGAAAGACAACTGTCTTTGATCATAGAACAGTTAAAGTCAGGGAATTACCGTCCACTACCTGTAAAGAGGGTCTATATACCAAAGCCGAATGGAACCAAACGTCCTCTCGGTATTCCGGCTTTACGAGATCGTATTGTTCAGGAAGGTATAAGAATGGCACTCGATCCTATATACGAAACGGGTTTTCATCCCTATTCCTTTGGGTTTAGGAAAAGTCGATGCACTATGGATGCGATTGCAGTGTTGATGCCCTTAGCTAACTCCATATCAAAACATTTCTATGTTATTGAGGGGGACTTAAAAAGCTACTTCGACACTGTTAATCATCGAATATTACTCAAATTGTTAAAAAAGCGGATAGCAGATAGGAAACTCATCTCTCTGCTCCATCGCTTTCTTCGTGCCGGTGTCATGGAAAAGCAGCTATTTGCTCAAACTCGTGAAGGGGTACCGCAAGGGGGGATCATTTCCCCACTGCTAGCAAATCTATACTTGAACGAATTTGATCAATGGGCAGCGAAGAAATGGCAGCTATCTCAATCAGAAAGACAAAATACGAGGAAAGCGGGTCGCGGTAATTATACCATGGTTCGCTATGCCGATGATTTTGTTGTCGTATCAAATGATGGGATAGCTGGAGTAAGGCAAGCTAAAGCTGAAATTAAGGAATTTCTGGAGGAAGAGCTAAAACTTACTCTTTCTGAGGAGAAAACTTTAATTACACACGTTAACAAAGGATACGACTTCTTGGGGTTCTATATTAAACGGAACTACTCGGAAGGACGATGGGTGGTACACTTGCGCCCCTCAATGAAAAGTGTGAAGCGTGTGAAAGCCAAGCTTAAAAGTCTTACTACACGAAACCAAACTTTATATGATGAAGTTACGAAGATGAAACAAATAAATCAAGTAGTTAGAGGGTGGTGTGAATATTACAAACATACATCTTTACTCAGTGATTTAGAAGCGATCAGTCGCTATGCGTGGCACAGATACCACAAGTGGTTACTGGCAAAATACAAAGGAAGTAGAAAGGTGCAACTCATCAAGGACAAAACATGCACAATCATGAAACGTCAACGATGGGTAGCGAATACATTCGGTATTCAAGTACATCAATGGCTGCCATCAGCAAAAGAGCTCAATCGTTCTCGTTATTGGAATCGGGGCAGAAATGGATTTGAACATCCCTATCTAGTCGCGTCCAGTAACGAAATCCAACCACCACTAGGACTCAAAGGTCCAGAGCTTTCGATATATCTAACAGCACGGATGAGCCGTGAAGATAATAGAGAGTATCCAAAGGACTGGCACTATAGACGACTAAAGGTACTAAAGCGAGATAGCTTTGCATGTGTGATATGCAAAGAACAAAATGACATCCAAGTTCATCACCGTAGAGGCGTTAAATCGTGGGCGGTAAAAGACTTGGTAACATTATGTCGAAAGCATCACATGATGGAACACAAGAAACTGCGAGTTGATGATTGTCAAATGGAGAGCCGGATGCGGGGAAACTCGCACGTCCGGTTCGGAGAGAGGAGTGAGTAA